Proteins from one Deinococcus misasensis DSM 22328 genomic window:
- a CDS encoding carbohydrate kinase family protein: MKLLVCGNVNVETSVPISGFPLDYQPVNYLKFQTNTRVGGVGFNVARALKTLGSEVHFAALTAPDLLGQLVRSQVQQSGLSVKHLSEVLTETPQAVVLNDPTGRRQIFTDLKDLSESGFSVSLFREALQGVHFAVMTNAPFVKPLVPEVVQSGIPFVTDVQDLQGLVHEYNLPFLEHAEVLFFSHEKLPEAPEHFAPKLARLYGTEAIVVGLGAHGALLYHDRTLSHVPAYQRGTVKSTVGAGDALCASFTHFYARGMHPLEALQRAVVFAGVKIGTVGSSEGFLSEPELESVFSTLQQG; this comes from the coding sequence ATGAAACTGCTGGTCTGCGGAAACGTGAATGTGGAAACCAGCGTTCCCATCTCGGGTTTTCCTCTGGACTATCAGCCCGTCAATTATTTAAAGTTCCAGACCAACACCAGAGTTGGAGGGGTGGGCTTCAATGTTGCCAGAGCCCTGAAAACCCTCGGGAGCGAGGTGCATTTTGCGGCTTTGACTGCACCAGATCTGCTTGGGCAACTGGTGAGAAGTCAGGTCCAGCAGTCTGGTCTTTCTGTGAAACACCTGTCCGAAGTGCTGACCGAAACCCCTCAGGCAGTGGTCCTGAACGATCCGACAGGCAGAAGGCAGATTTTCACGGACCTCAAAGACCTTTCAGAGTCCGGTTTTTCTGTTTCCCTGTTCAGAGAAGCCTTGCAAGGGGTGCATTTCGCAGTGATGACCAATGCCCCTTTTGTGAAGCCTCTGGTGCCAGAGGTGGTCCAGAGTGGCATCCCTTTCGTGACCGATGTGCAGGATTTGCAGGGCCTTGTCCACGAATACAACCTCCCCTTTCTGGAGCATGCAGAGGTGTTGTTTTTCAGCCATGAGAAGCTGCCAGAAGCCCCAGAGCACTTTGCACCCAAGCTCGCTCGCCTGTACGGCACCGAGGCCATCGTGGTGGGTCTGGGGGCACACGGAGCCCTGCTGTACCATGACCGCACCCTGTCCCATGTGCCTGCTTACCAGAGGGGAACGGTCAAAAGCACTGTTGGTGCAGGAGACGCCCTGTGTGCCAGTTTCACCCACTTTTATGCCCGTGGGATGCATCCTCTGGAAGCCCTGCAACGTGCCGTGGTTTTTGCAGGGGTGAAAATTGGTACGGTGGGCAGCAGCGAAGGTTTTCTGTCAGAACCTGAACTGGAAAGTGTCTTTTCTACACTGCAACAGGGCTGA
- a CDS encoding 2Fe-2S iron-sulfur cluster-binding protein, whose product MPRVTVENYGTFEIETGKRLVLALEDAGVDVLHRCGGKARCTTCMVEVLSGEPTPMTAAEKTVLEAKGMFGQGRLSCQITCESDLSLRTIKTTTSTGLDAGTKPAEHIEPEPEYLG is encoded by the coding sequence ATGCCCAGAGTCACGGTGGAAAATTACGGTACATTCGAAATCGAAACAGGCAAAAGACTGGTGCTCGCCCTTGAAGATGCAGGCGTGGATGTCCTGCACCGCTGCGGTGGCAAAGCCCGTTGCACCACCTGCATGGTGGAAGTCCTCTCTGGAGAACCCACCCCCATGACCGCTGCCGAGAAAACCGTCCTGGAGGCCAAAGGAATGTTCGGTCAGGGCAGACTCAGTTGCCAGATCACCTGCGAATCTGACCTGTCTTTGCGCACCATCAAAACCACCACCAGCACAGGTCTGGATGCAGGGACCAAGCCCGCAGAGCACATTGAGCCAGAGCCGGAATATCTGGGGTAA
- a CDS encoding alpha/beta fold hydrolase, with product MPELKLDGCSLHYQTAGQGSPIVFIHAGVADLSMWAQQVEAFKDQHQVVTYDTRGYGQSFTEDVEFSNRQDLKNLLDSLGLKQVVLVGCSRGGSIAIDFTLEFPEYVRALVMVCAGVNGVDFSAFEPTEAEQQFWGQMEALAAAQDWEPLSHLEARYWLDGPNSPEHRADPDLRAYIQQAMLKKYQKHQHSGKPSVLNPPAGQRLSEIQIPVLVMQGLHDESPTVFMADHLAQHLPNVRKVTFEDAAHVPNLEVPEQFNAALQEFLERAEG from the coding sequence TTTTCATTCACGCCGGGGTGGCAGACCTCAGCATGTGGGCACAGCAGGTGGAGGCCTTTAAAGACCAGCATCAAGTGGTCACCTACGACACCAGAGGTTACGGCCAGTCTTTCACCGAAGATGTGGAATTCTCCAACCGTCAGGACCTCAAAAACCTGCTGGACAGCCTCGGACTCAAACAGGTGGTGCTGGTTGGATGCTCCAGAGGAGGCAGCATCGCCATTGACTTCACACTGGAGTTCCCAGAATATGTGCGGGCTCTGGTAATGGTGTGTGCCGGGGTGAACGGGGTGGATTTCAGCGCTTTTGAACCCACCGAAGCAGAACAGCAATTCTGGGGTCAGATGGAGGCTCTGGCAGCCGCGCAGGACTGGGAACCCCTCAGCCATCTGGAAGCCCGTTACTGGTTGGATGGCCCCAATTCACCAGAGCACCGTGCAGACCCTGACCTGCGTGCCTACATCCAGCAGGCCATGCTGAAAAAATACCAGAAGCACCAGCACTCTGGAAAACCCAGTGTGCTGAATCCACCTGCCGGACAGCGCCTCTCCGAAATCCAGATTCCCGTTCTGGTGATGCAGGGTCTTCATGACGAAAGCCCCACAGTTTTTATGGCAGACCACCTTGCCCAGCATTTGCCCAACGTCCGAAAAGTGACGTTTGAAGACGCTGCGCACGTGCCCAATCTGGAGGTTCCAGAGCAATTCAATGCAGCATTGCAGGAATTTCTGGAAAGGGCCGAGGGCTGA